The sequence below is a genomic window from Silene latifolia isolate original U9 population chromosome 7, ASM4854445v1, whole genome shotgun sequence.
TAGAGAAGAAAAAAGAACACAAGAGGACAACGTACTGTATaattaggggttgtttggttcacTATGGGAAGATAAAGTTTCTAGGAAGTTAAgttcatgtgaatttgtaattcaTGTATTCATGTGAATTgtaaaaatgttgtttggttgtcaTGTGGGAAATGAATTCATGTGGGAAGTTGCACTTACCACGGGGGgttaggtaagcaacttcctacaTTATGGAGGAATTGAAGTTCCTTGGGAAGTTCTAATTCCCATGaaatgggcaaccaaacaacatcatatTTAAGCAATTCATTGGAATTTCTATTTCCCAAGATTTAAgagggcaaccaaacaaccccttaaaATTTGAAACCACCCACTCCACAACAATATCACCTTACCACCTGCCTTCAGCCCTCGCCGGCGAACCCACACGATGATCACATCCTTCGTGCTCAACTGCCTTTAACCATCCACCGATGACACCTTCGTCAACCCGGTTAACCACCTCAAAACGAAAATAAGTATTGTAGATATACAGTACATGTGTACTACATCGagaacgcaaaaaaaaaaaaaaaaaaaaaaatagagaatGCAGGAAGGACGTGCCCCAAGAAAACATAGAAAAAAGATTGATTTATTGGTTAATGgtgatttaaaaattaaataCATATCCTTTAATTAAATTATGACCCGTAATCGACGAAATTTGATCTAATTTGATAGATTAGGAAGAAGGTTTTTGTTTGTCAAACACAAGGGTATATAAATGGAAAGTATTGTGTAAAAAATACTATAATGAGCAAAAAATATACTGCAAAAATAAATCAacattaatgcggcaatagtgaaagtaacaataattacggcgagagaaattatcaatattaatgcggcaatagtgacagtaacaataattacggcgggagtagtgaaattataaatattaatgcggtagtagTGAccgtaacaataattacggcgatagtagtgaaagtaacaatgattatagGCAAaaagtaaaatgttattactattgtttcattaataaaagtaaaatattaaaagcgagagtagtgaatttgtctcaaaatttatttcatcgtaattttaggatatatcattgaaaaatatattaatgataaatttaagaattatgcaactttaagtaattttatttaatgaaaataaaaaGAATGGTAAGTAGAGTTAGCCCGGGCAAAACCGATCACCAATAATAGTTACAATAATTTTGCCATCTCAACATCTGAGCCCACTACAACGAAAATCAGTCCAAGTCTAATTACATATTGGATTGTGTTTTTCACAGAACAAGGGCCAGTGAGGAAGAGATCCAATTAGGTTATACTGAGTAGTTTTTTTTCAACAATGGACCGGGTTCGAGCTGGTTGTCGGTTAAGTGTTGAGTCGAGTTTGGTTTGTGTCTGTGGTCCGTGTTAGACATTTGTCACTATAGTCGCTGATCATGTTGTCGTACTGAGCAAGATTTGTTCAAGACCTAAAAAATTACCGATTTGTTCTATTGAACCAAACCAAACCGAACCAAATAAATTATGTTACTTACCAGTATTATATTTGTATGTCCTATATGAGAGTTGCTGCAAAATTTCATTCATTCTATTAATCGAACCTATAAGACAAGCATGTAGCTCGTAAGTAGtttaattaacttgaacatacaAAAGAGTAAGAATAACTGAATAAGCATGAAGGCTTTGAAACAGAAAACAAATAAAATAGAAATTAAAATAGATGTTTAAATTGACACTAATTTAATGTTTTTCTAATTATTATTGAGACCTTTACATTTTACAGAACAGAACACAAACCCTTTATTAGGGCAAATTATACACCAAAATACCAAACCCTAATTGCTTAATACTCCGTACAAGTCAAGTGAACATACTCCTTAAGAGACATATTTAAACTTTATTTGCGACGCATACATACACATAGCCATAAACATATATAGGTAAATGATAACGTCAAAGGAAAAACGTTACACATTACTATAATACAAGTGATGAGGAAGTCTAGGCTTAGCACAAGTAATCAAAGGAATTTTCTTAGGATTTGAAAGTCCATATATTTCTTCCATATCAACATCCTCTGGCTTCATATTTTCAGGCAATTTCCAAGTGAACCCATGAATTAAATTCGCCAAACTCGATTCAATTACCTTAAGTCCGAGACTATACCCGGGACACATCCTTCTTCCTGACCCAAACGGTAACAATTCAAAATCATGTCCTTTTACGTCAATGTTTTTGTCAATAAACCTCTCGGGTATAAATTCTTTGGGTTTTTCGTATACATTTGGGTCTGTTTGGATAGTAAATGTGTTCACTAGTATTGCGGACCCCTTTGGGATGTCGTACCCTTGGATTTGTACGTCTTCACGCGACATACGAGGCACGAGCATTGGTGCGACCGGGTGTAGCCTCATTGTTTCTTTGACTATTGCTCGGATGTATGGCAAGTTTTGTATGTCCTTCTCTTGGACCCATCTTTCCTTTCCGATCACTCGATCAAGCTCTTCGATTGCCTTGGCTATGATTTCGGGTTTCCTTAACAATTCCGACATTGCCCACTCTACTGTCACAGCTGAGCTCTCAGTACCACCCGCGATTATATCCTGTAATTAATTTTTACCATTACATTTAAATTGAAATTAGCCATTAGGCTAGAAGTTGTCACGAATCGACCTACAAGGTGACTCTATATATacaatacggagtattataaatCTACTAGTATATAATGCACAAATAAGATTATACATAAAGTTTACCATAagcagtggtggagctaggggggatagcaggggcggtcgccccccctggcggatgaaattttcgaaatttttagttaaatttttcgaaatttttctgAGTGTATCTAATGTAATTAGTCGTTCGCCCCCTCCTAAAATTTTTCGCCTTCTAAATTTAAATCCTGGCTCTGCCACTtaccataagcattgtacaactaaggtataagaatccgagcttatatgaATTTTTCCTGAGttaattcaaagttcatgtttttaatgtgtaaatggatgagttcaatactttctaataaagctcatattatttaacataaagctcggatatTTTATTACAAAGCTGGTGTACAatatatacaactggttgtataatccatgaattgtATATAATGGATCTTTATCATTATTCAAAAGTtagattaatattgagaattttGTTTTATTCTCGAGTTTCTACCAAAATCAAGCGACTAAAATTATATAATCAACAGTGAACAGTGacggagaaaaaggaacataataAACTGAGACTCCGACAAATAGTTCAAATTGACATTCTtactaaaaaatttcaaaaagaaaaaaaaatcgaaaaatttgtTCGTGTCAATCTCGTCAACTATTACTCCATTTCCTTCATAATCCATACAATAGCAATTACTATAGTCcttcttgtttgtgacggttaCAAGCTTATGACATCTCACAACCCTCTCCTATTTACCCCTCCCACTTACCACTTTGTGTCACGTCAAAAACTTGTGAGAGATTTTGTGCGTCATAGATTAGAATTTGTGCAATTACTAAAGGGGCAACTTTGGATGCTTCTAAGTTCTACGTAACCTTCTACTTTTTTTTATAGGAGCAAATAAATGTATGATGTGTATATGCATTGTAATACTTTTTTCTTGCAATTTTGTCATGTATGCATTAAAGCAAtaattacacaaattcttgttttagaAGGATTTTGTGACCATTTTATAGTCAAATATAAACCATAATAGTCTGTTAGTTTTATAGTTTATGATAACTTGTCATTTATTTGTATATGCATTTGCAACTTAGTTATTAAGTAGTATGCAGTTGCCATTTGTATCTGTATGCACAACCTAATTAAGTATGCACTTGTCATATGCACAACCTAATTAAGTATGCACTTGTCATATGTAGTTTGTTTTCACAACCTAATTAAGTAGTATGCATTTGCGGTTTGTATTTGTATTCACAACCTAATTAAAGTATGCACTTGTCATTTGTAGTTTGCGTTCGCAATCTAATTAAGTAGCGTTTCTAGTTAAAACTTTGAATAATAGAACCCATTGTCCTACTTGTCACCGTCATAACCCTGTGACCTCTCACAATCGTTATCCCAGTTGTCCTTCTATTTGTTCTCCCACCTTTTGTCGAGAGATTACAAGATTATGACGGAATAATACCGTTAAAAttgagaatttgtgataataaAATTACGCTAGCCGTTATCAATCGTCTCTTTTTAGGAATTGTCATTGTCTAATGTTTTTTTGAAGGTACATTTAGTACATAGTCATTGTCTACTGTTATGGTAGGTAGATATACAAGTCACACATTGACACATGTCACAACACAAGTGACAAAATTAAATTACCACGTTTTATATAACATTAGTTAGCATGAGACAATAAAAACATCTTTTATTCTCTTGGATAAAAACTTTTCACTTTTGCATTTTAGGTACAAAAATTTGCTCAAATATAAACATTAGATAAGTTTTTAGATGGGGCATTTAACAGTCGAGTATAATATCAAATTATTTAAAAAACAAGGACGATCGATGTTTAACATAATATAAATCCACAtatatacataaaaacaaacttgTGATTTTAATTatattgtgatgttatttatCTCTATTCATTAAAGTAAAACCAACTCGAATGTCAAATGCTTGGTGAAAATTGTGACACGTTTAAGCACCAATAAAAAAGGACTGAAATAATATTTAAACTAGTTATAAATTCGTGCAGTATTGCACGGGACTCAAATAATAGTAAATATTAATCATTGGTTGCCCATTTTAACtataaaacttatattatttacAAAATATATAATGTATAATAAACTTATAAAATACATAAATATATAAATGTCAAATTTAAAAAGCGACAATTAACTCTAAATAGGTTTGTCATTGTTCTCCTGAAATTAAGCAACCAGTTATATTTATTGGAAAAACTTTGCTTTTATATATATAAGTAGATGACACATCAGCTAAGTATAATCTAATTATCTAATTCAGTGTGTATTTGGTCTGACTTTTTAAAGTGTTTTTTACCTTAAAAACAGTTTTTGGCCAAACACATCTATATTTAAAAGCAAAAGCAAAATTTctcaaaattaaaaaaatatcTTTTTGTCCATAAAATTAGAAGCAACAATTTTCTACttctgcttttgaaaaacacttttaaaaaattaagcttaaaaaataaaaactcGTTTTCAACAAGTTTGGGTCAAACATGCTCTTAGCTTAAAAAATTACAACCCTAAGGAATACTCTTGAGTCCTGATCAACATCTAAAGAAGTAAAGAAAATGAATATTACTATAAATATAacaggtaaataaatgattgagacggaaagaATACAAGGATTTGCAAACCTGAGTAAAAGCCTTGACTCCAATCCTCTCAAGCTTGACTTCAAGTGTAGGATCAAGAGCAAGTAATAACAAAACATCAACCATATCCTTAGGCACCCAATCATCCTTCTCTATAACCCTTCTTGCATTATGTTCATCCAAAACATGCTCCATAAACCTATCAAATTTCTTAGCCAAAATCTTCATTCTTTTCACATAACCTTGAACATCTAACCATTTTATACAAGGTATCCAATCACCAAGATTAAACACTCCATTTAACAAGAACAATTCATCAAGCATTGTTTTAAATTCGCGAGGCGTAATAATTGAACTACTTTCCTCTTTGTCTAAGTACCTTTTCCCTAACACCATTCTACTTATAACATTTAAGCTTAGATTAGTAAGATGATCTTTTATTAATGTTGGTTTTTCGCTAACCTCGAAAATTCCTCTTAACATTGAATTAAGTTCTTCTATACGTATATACTCGTATGATTCGAGTCTCTTAACGCTAAATAACTCCATTAAACACATTTTTCGCGCTTGTCTCCAATACGGACCGTATTGTGACCATGTTATGTCCGAATAATTATACGTTGTGTATTTCCCTGCCGCGGTTTTGGGCCGGCCCGCAAAGGTTACGTCATGGGTTTTTAGGAATAGCCTCGCCATTTCGACTGACGAGGCTATTACCGTTGGAATGGACCCGAATTGTACCATCATTATAGGTCCGTATTTTTTAGATAGCTCGTCGAGGGACCGGTGTGGGAGGGACCCTATGAGGTTGAAGTTTCCAATTATGGGCCATGGTTTTGGGCCTGGTGGTAGGTTAAGTTTACGGTGGCGGCCCAACCGGTTGGAGAGTAGTAGTAGGGCTATTGTTATTAGCCATGCACCTACATATGCCACCCAAGTTGGTAATTCCATaagctagttttttttttttttttttttttttggctaagTTTTTTTAATTTAGAgatgtttttttgttgttgtagaTTATAGTTTTAAGTATAAGGGAGGTGTATATATAAGGGTGAAACAAAAAGGAAGCAGTTAGTCTAGGATCCTTTAAGACGGAGGTATCTGTATTAATATTAAAACGAGTTAAGTATCATTTTACTTGACTGTATTagacaatttttttgcatttctccATGTAATATGTTTTTGTGTTATTCTtactatttaattcattttaaacTTAAGACAGATATAAGACTGATACATTCGTCTTAAAAAAGAATTTGTGAAAAGGAAAAGAGTTAAGTATTGCATGCATGAAGTGTATGTGGACTTGGAGGTTAGGTAGATAAGACTTATGCATAAGAAAATTGCATTGTAATTGGTAGACAATTAATAGAAAATGTAGATTGGAATCTTACTTTGTCATGTTGATTTTAATGAAACTTTGAGGCCTTTTCCATTGGGTCTTTAATTACTTGTGAATTTGTGGTATGATAAGCATGTGTTCCTTATTAGgaatttctttgtttttcttagACCTTAATTAACAAAAAGGTGGAGGCCAAGTAGATGACTTTGAATAATTAAATGGGTAATGGTCCACTAGGTCGAAATAGTCGTCTCATATTATATTAGATACTAATGAGTAATGACTATGattatgttttaattaagttCGAATTAACAAAAAAGTGAAGGCCAAGTTGATGACCTTAAGTAATTAAATGGGTGATGGTTACCAGGACGAGATAGTCATCTCACATTATATGAGATACTAATAACTATGATCAGGTTCTAAGTTTAAATATTATAAAGTTGCTTTTAGCACATTCATATGGGTGaataatgtatatgtatatgttcACTTTTAAGTTTTCTATctttatataaatatttttatcttttttccctcaaaaaaaaataatataccAATTTAAGTAGTTGCTTTTAGGATGGCGATAGACAGCCACCCGATTCCCAATGGTATCGGATCTCGGCGCCACCCTAattaaaaaaagataaaaaataaaaaaataaaaaacaaaatctAAATTTTTGTTTTTGAGCCGAAGTTGTAAGGTTAGACATGTAATTTTATATCTATTcaattaaaataaacaataacTAAATTAAAGTTTATCTATAATAATTTACACTAAAATAGATTTTTAATAATTTACATTGAAGTATCTTCAtcataattacatttcttcatcattttatttttttgttctCCATTTACTTAATTTTTCATTATTAGAGTTCTTTCTTCATCAATGACGACTATAAGCCAAAAATACAATACATAATAAATGATTTCTCTTTATTTAATTTGTGATATGATGATCATAATAAGCATGTGTTCCTTAGGAATTTTTTGGTTTTCCTTAGACCTTAATTAACAAAAAGGTGGAGGCCAAGTAGATGACTTTGAATAATTAAATGGGTAATGGTCCATTAGCTTAGGTCGAAATAGTCGTCTCACATTATATTAGATATTAATGAGTAATGACTATGATCAGGTTCTAATTAAGTTTGAATTAACCAAAAAGTGGAGGTCAAGTTGATGATCTTAAGTAATTAAATGGGCGATGGTTTGCCAAGATAAGATAGTCTAAGTTCAAATCttatagggggtgtttggttcactcACTAAAGATatgaggtatgagtttggaatgagccaaacctataccaagtgtttgtttggcGAATTCGggggtttcatacccataccttaaacccatgaggtatgggtttctcatacccaaggaggggggtgggtatgagattgatacccataggtatcaaattataatgaacaaaaatatgaaaataaatattataacatattgaaaatgaaatatttgatacaatttttttttttttttttttttttttttttgaaatcccaCAAAGGGTAATTAATTCATAACTTGTAAATCCGCAGCTACAGCA
It includes:
- the LOC141591708 gene encoding trimethyltridecatetraene synthase-like produces the protein MELPTWVAYVGAWLITIALLLLSNRLGRHRKLNLPPGPKPWPIIGNFNLIGSLPHRSLDELSKKYGPIMMVQFGSIPTVIASSVEMARLFLKTHDVTFAGRPKTAAGKYTTYNYSDITWSQYGPYWRQARKMCLMELFSVKRLESYEYIRIEELNSMLRGIFEVSEKPTLIKDHLTNLSLNVISRMVLGKRYLDKEESSSIITPREFKTMLDELFLLNGVFNLGDWIPCIKWLDVQGYVKRMKILAKKFDRFMEHVLDEHNARRVIEKDDWVPKDMVDVLLLLALDPTLEVKLERIGVKAFTQDIIAGGTESSAVTVEWAMSELLRKPEIIAKAIEELDRVIGKERWVQEKDIQNLPYIRAIVKETMRLHPVAPMLVPRMSREDVQIQGYDIPKGSAILVNTFTIQTDPNVYEKPKEFIPERFIDKNIDVKGHDFELLPFGSGRRMCPGYSLGLKVIESSLANLIHGFTWKLPENMKPEDVDMEEIYGLSNPKKIPLITCAKPRLPHHLYYSNV